Proteins co-encoded in one Neovison vison isolate M4711 chromosome 9, ASM_NN_V1, whole genome shotgun sequence genomic window:
- the HNRNPK gene encoding heterogeneous nuclear ribonucleoprotein K isoform X1: protein METEQPEETFPNTETNGEFGKRPAEDMEEEQAFKRSRNTDEMVELRILLQSKNAGAVIGKGGKNIKALRTDYNASVSVPDSSGPERILSISADIETIGEILKKIIPTLEEGLQLPSPTATSQLPLESDAVECLNYQHYKGSDFDCELRLLIHQSLAGGIIGVKGAKIKELRENTQTTIKLFQECCPHSTDRVVLIGGKPDRVVECIKIILDLISESPIKGRAQPYDPNFYDETYDYGGFTMMFDDRRGRPVGFPMRGRGGFDRMPPGRGGRPMPPSRRDYDDMSPRRGPPPPPPGRGGRGGSRARNLPLPPPPPPRGGDLMAYDRRGRPGDRYDGMVGFSADETWDSAIDTWSPSEWQMAYEPQGGSGYDYSYAGGRGSYGDLGGPIITTQVTIPKDLAGSIIGKGGQRIKQIRHESGASIKIDEPLEGSEDRIITITGTQDQIQNAQYLLQNSVKQYADVEGF from the exons ATGGAAACTGAACAGCCAGAGGAAACCTTCCCCAACACCGAAACCAATGGTGAATTTG GTAAACGCCCTGCAGAAGATATGGAAGAGGAACAAGCTTTTAAAAGATCTAGAAACACTGATGAGATGGTTGAATTACGCATTTTGCTTCAGAGCAAG aATGCTGGGGCAGTGATTggaaaaggaggcaagaatattaAGGCTCTCCGTACAGAC TACAATGCCAGTGTTTCAGTCCCAGACAGCAGTGGCCCCGAGCG CATATTGAGTATCAGTGCTGATATTGAAACAATTGGAGAAATTCTGAAGAAAATCATCCCTACCTTGGAAGAG GGCCTGCAGTTGCCATCACCCACTGCAACCAGCCAGCTCCCGCTCGAATCTGATGCTGTGGAATGCTTAAAT TACCAACACTATAAAGGAAGTGACTTTGACTGCGAGTTGAGACTGCTGATTCATCAGAGTCTGGCAGGAGGAATTATTGGGGTCAAAGGTGCTAAAATCAAAGAACTTCGAGAG aacacacagacaacaaTCAAGCTTTTCCAGGAATGCTGTCCTCATTCCACTGACAGAGTCGTGCTTATTGGAGGAAAACCTGATAGGGTTGTAGAGTGCATCAAGATCATCCTTGATCTTATATCAGAG tctcCCATCAAAGGACGTGCACAGCCTTATGATCCCAATTTTTACGATGAAACCTACGATTATGGTGGTTTTACAATGATGTTTGATGACCGCCGTGGGCGCCCTGTGGGATTTCCCATGCGGGGAAGAGGTGGTTTTGACAGAATGCCTCCTGGCCGGGGTGGGCGTCCTATGCCTCCATCTAGAAGAGATTATGACGATATGAGCCCTCGTCGGggacctccacctcctcctcctggaCGAGGTGGCCGGGGTGGTAGCAGAGCTCGgaaccttcctcttcctccaccaccaccacctagaGGAGG AGATCTGATGGCCTATGACAGAAGAGGAAGACCCGGAGACCGCTACGACGGCATG GTTGGTTTCAGTGCCGATGAAACTTGGGACTCTGCAATAGATACATGGAGCCCATCAGAATGGCAGATGGCTTATGAACCACAG ggTGGCTCCGGATATG attattcCTATGCAGGGGGTCGTGGCTCATATGGTGATCTTGGTGGACCTATTATTACTACACAAGTAACTATTCCCAAAGAT ttGGCTGGATCTATTATTGGCAAAGGTGGTCAGCGGATTAAACAAATCCGTCATGAGTCAGGAGCTTCGATCAAAATTGACGAACCTCTAGAAGGGTCTGAAGATCGGATCATTACCATTACAGGAACACAGGACCAGATACAGAATGCACAGTATTTGCTGCAGAACAG tgTGAAGCAGTATGCAGATGTTGAAGGATTCTAA
- the HNRNPK gene encoding heterogeneous nuclear ribonucleoprotein K isoform X4 translates to METEQPEETFPNTETNGEFGKRPAEDMEEEQAFKRSRNTDEMVELRILLQSKNAGAVIGKGGKNIKALRTDYNASVSVPDSSGPERILSISADIETIGEILKKIIPTLEEYQHYKGSDFDCELRLLIHQSLAGGIIGVKGAKIKELRENTQTTIKLFQECCPHSTDRVVLIGGKPDRVVECIKIILDLISESPIKGRAQPYDPNFYDETYDYGGFTMMFDDRRGRPVGFPMRGRGGFDRMPPGRGGRPMPPSRRDYDDMSPRRGPPPPPPGRGGRGGSRARNLPLPPPPPPRGGDLMAYDRRGRPGDRYDGMVGFSADETWDSAIDTWSPSEWQMAYEPQGGSGYDYSYAGGRGSYGDLGGPIITTQVTIPKDLAGSIIGKGGQRIKQIRHESGASIKIDEPLEGSEDRIITITGTQDQIQNAQYLLQNSVKQYSGKFF, encoded by the exons ATGGAAACTGAACAGCCAGAGGAAACCTTCCCCAACACCGAAACCAATGGTGAATTTG GTAAACGCCCTGCAGAAGATATGGAAGAGGAACAAGCTTTTAAAAGATCTAGAAACACTGATGAGATGGTTGAATTACGCATTTTGCTTCAGAGCAAG aATGCTGGGGCAGTGATTggaaaaggaggcaagaatattaAGGCTCTCCGTACAGAC TACAATGCCAGTGTTTCAGTCCCAGACAGCAGTGGCCCCGAGCG CATATTGAGTATCAGTGCTGATATTGAAACAATTGGAGAAATTCTGAAGAAAATCATCCCTACCTTGGAAGAG TACCAACACTATAAAGGAAGTGACTTTGACTGCGAGTTGAGACTGCTGATTCATCAGAGTCTGGCAGGAGGAATTATTGGGGTCAAAGGTGCTAAAATCAAAGAACTTCGAGAG aacacacagacaacaaTCAAGCTTTTCCAGGAATGCTGTCCTCATTCCACTGACAGAGTCGTGCTTATTGGAGGAAAACCTGATAGGGTTGTAGAGTGCATCAAGATCATCCTTGATCTTATATCAGAG tctcCCATCAAAGGACGTGCACAGCCTTATGATCCCAATTTTTACGATGAAACCTACGATTATGGTGGTTTTACAATGATGTTTGATGACCGCCGTGGGCGCCCTGTGGGATTTCCCATGCGGGGAAGAGGTGGTTTTGACAGAATGCCTCCTGGCCGGGGTGGGCGTCCTATGCCTCCATCTAGAAGAGATTATGACGATATGAGCCCTCGTCGGggacctccacctcctcctcctggaCGAGGTGGCCGGGGTGGTAGCAGAGCTCGgaaccttcctcttcctccaccaccaccacctagaGGAGG AGATCTGATGGCCTATGACAGAAGAGGAAGACCCGGAGACCGCTACGACGGCATG GTTGGTTTCAGTGCCGATGAAACTTGGGACTCTGCAATAGATACATGGAGCCCATCAGAATGGCAGATGGCTTATGAACCACAG ggTGGCTCCGGATATG attattcCTATGCAGGGGGTCGTGGCTCATATGGTGATCTTGGTGGACCTATTATTACTACACAAGTAACTATTCCCAAAGAT ttGGCTGGATCTATTATTGGCAAAGGTGGTCAGCGGATTAAACAAATCCGTCATGAGTCAGGAGCTTCGATCAAAATTGACGAACCTCTAGAAGGGTCTGAAGATCGGATCATTACCATTACAGGAACACAGGACCAGATACAGAATGCACAGTATTTGCTGCAGAACAG tgtgAAGCAGTATTCTGGAAAGTTTTTCTAA
- the HNRNPK gene encoding heterogeneous nuclear ribonucleoprotein K isoform X3, which yields METEQPEETFPNTETNGEFGKRPAEDMEEEQAFKRSRNTDEMVELRILLQSKNAGAVIGKGGKNIKALRTDYNASVSVPDSSGPERILSISADIETIGEILKKIIPTLEEYQHYKGSDFDCELRLLIHQSLAGGIIGVKGAKIKELRENTQTTIKLFQECCPHSTDRVVLIGGKPDRVVECIKIILDLISESPIKGRAQPYDPNFYDETYDYGGFTMMFDDRRGRPVGFPMRGRGGFDRMPPGRGGRPMPPSRRDYDDMSPRRGPPPPPPGRGGRGGSRARNLPLPPPPPPRGGDLMAYDRRGRPGDRYDGMVGFSADETWDSAIDTWSPSEWQMAYEPQGGSGYDYSYAGGRGSYGDLGGPIITTQVTIPKDLAGSIIGKGGQRIKQIRHESGASIKIDEPLEGSEDRIITITGTQDQIQNAQYLLQNSVKQYADVEGF from the exons ATGGAAACTGAACAGCCAGAGGAAACCTTCCCCAACACCGAAACCAATGGTGAATTTG GTAAACGCCCTGCAGAAGATATGGAAGAGGAACAAGCTTTTAAAAGATCTAGAAACACTGATGAGATGGTTGAATTACGCATTTTGCTTCAGAGCAAG aATGCTGGGGCAGTGATTggaaaaggaggcaagaatattaAGGCTCTCCGTACAGAC TACAATGCCAGTGTTTCAGTCCCAGACAGCAGTGGCCCCGAGCG CATATTGAGTATCAGTGCTGATATTGAAACAATTGGAGAAATTCTGAAGAAAATCATCCCTACCTTGGAAGAG TACCAACACTATAAAGGAAGTGACTTTGACTGCGAGTTGAGACTGCTGATTCATCAGAGTCTGGCAGGAGGAATTATTGGGGTCAAAGGTGCTAAAATCAAAGAACTTCGAGAG aacacacagacaacaaTCAAGCTTTTCCAGGAATGCTGTCCTCATTCCACTGACAGAGTCGTGCTTATTGGAGGAAAACCTGATAGGGTTGTAGAGTGCATCAAGATCATCCTTGATCTTATATCAGAG tctcCCATCAAAGGACGTGCACAGCCTTATGATCCCAATTTTTACGATGAAACCTACGATTATGGTGGTTTTACAATGATGTTTGATGACCGCCGTGGGCGCCCTGTGGGATTTCCCATGCGGGGAAGAGGTGGTTTTGACAGAATGCCTCCTGGCCGGGGTGGGCGTCCTATGCCTCCATCTAGAAGAGATTATGACGATATGAGCCCTCGTCGGggacctccacctcctcctcctggaCGAGGTGGCCGGGGTGGTAGCAGAGCTCGgaaccttcctcttcctccaccaccaccacctagaGGAGG AGATCTGATGGCCTATGACAGAAGAGGAAGACCCGGAGACCGCTACGACGGCATG GTTGGTTTCAGTGCCGATGAAACTTGGGACTCTGCAATAGATACATGGAGCCCATCAGAATGGCAGATGGCTTATGAACCACAG ggTGGCTCCGGATATG attattcCTATGCAGGGGGTCGTGGCTCATATGGTGATCTTGGTGGACCTATTATTACTACACAAGTAACTATTCCCAAAGAT ttGGCTGGATCTATTATTGGCAAAGGTGGTCAGCGGATTAAACAAATCCGTCATGAGTCAGGAGCTTCGATCAAAATTGACGAACCTCTAGAAGGGTCTGAAGATCGGATCATTACCATTACAGGAACACAGGACCAGATACAGAATGCACAGTATTTGCTGCAGAACAG tgTGAAGCAGTATGCAGATGTTGAAGGATTCTAA
- the HNRNPK gene encoding heterogeneous nuclear ribonucleoprotein K isoform X2: METEQPEETFPNTETNGEFGKRPAEDMEEEQAFKRSRNTDEMVELRILLQSKNAGAVIGKGGKNIKALRTDYNASVSVPDSSGPERILSISADIETIGEILKKIIPTLEEGLQLPSPTATSQLPLESDAVECLNYQHYKGSDFDCELRLLIHQSLAGGIIGVKGAKIKELRENTQTTIKLFQECCPHSTDRVVLIGGKPDRVVECIKIILDLISESPIKGRAQPYDPNFYDETYDYGGFTMMFDDRRGRPVGFPMRGRGGFDRMPPGRGGRPMPPSRRDYDDMSPRRGPPPPPPGRGGRGGSRARNLPLPPPPPPRGGDLMAYDRRGRPGDRYDGMVGFSADETWDSAIDTWSPSEWQMAYEPQGGSGYDYSYAGGRGSYGDLGGPIITTQVTIPKDLAGSIIGKGGQRIKQIRHESGASIKIDEPLEGSEDRIITITGTQDQIQNAQYLLQNSVKQYSGKFF; the protein is encoded by the exons ATGGAAACTGAACAGCCAGAGGAAACCTTCCCCAACACCGAAACCAATGGTGAATTTG GTAAACGCCCTGCAGAAGATATGGAAGAGGAACAAGCTTTTAAAAGATCTAGAAACACTGATGAGATGGTTGAATTACGCATTTTGCTTCAGAGCAAG aATGCTGGGGCAGTGATTggaaaaggaggcaagaatattaAGGCTCTCCGTACAGAC TACAATGCCAGTGTTTCAGTCCCAGACAGCAGTGGCCCCGAGCG CATATTGAGTATCAGTGCTGATATTGAAACAATTGGAGAAATTCTGAAGAAAATCATCCCTACCTTGGAAGAG GGCCTGCAGTTGCCATCACCCACTGCAACCAGCCAGCTCCCGCTCGAATCTGATGCTGTGGAATGCTTAAAT TACCAACACTATAAAGGAAGTGACTTTGACTGCGAGTTGAGACTGCTGATTCATCAGAGTCTGGCAGGAGGAATTATTGGGGTCAAAGGTGCTAAAATCAAAGAACTTCGAGAG aacacacagacaacaaTCAAGCTTTTCCAGGAATGCTGTCCTCATTCCACTGACAGAGTCGTGCTTATTGGAGGAAAACCTGATAGGGTTGTAGAGTGCATCAAGATCATCCTTGATCTTATATCAGAG tctcCCATCAAAGGACGTGCACAGCCTTATGATCCCAATTTTTACGATGAAACCTACGATTATGGTGGTTTTACAATGATGTTTGATGACCGCCGTGGGCGCCCTGTGGGATTTCCCATGCGGGGAAGAGGTGGTTTTGACAGAATGCCTCCTGGCCGGGGTGGGCGTCCTATGCCTCCATCTAGAAGAGATTATGACGATATGAGCCCTCGTCGGggacctccacctcctcctcctggaCGAGGTGGCCGGGGTGGTAGCAGAGCTCGgaaccttcctcttcctccaccaccaccacctagaGGAGG AGATCTGATGGCCTATGACAGAAGAGGAAGACCCGGAGACCGCTACGACGGCATG GTTGGTTTCAGTGCCGATGAAACTTGGGACTCTGCAATAGATACATGGAGCCCATCAGAATGGCAGATGGCTTATGAACCACAG ggTGGCTCCGGATATG attattcCTATGCAGGGGGTCGTGGCTCATATGGTGATCTTGGTGGACCTATTATTACTACACAAGTAACTATTCCCAAAGAT ttGGCTGGATCTATTATTGGCAAAGGTGGTCAGCGGATTAAACAAATCCGTCATGAGTCAGGAGCTTCGATCAAAATTGACGAACCTCTAGAAGGGTCTGAAGATCGGATCATTACCATTACAGGAACACAGGACCAGATACAGAATGCACAGTATTTGCTGCAGAACAG tgtgAAGCAGTATTCTGGAAAGTTTTTCTAA
- the C9H9orf64 gene encoding queuosine salvage protein, whose translation MDGPLTPRESAKFIAENSRDVFIDGGGVRRVAELLLAKVSGPELDLGSWKALHELNPRAADEAAVNWVFVTDTLNFSFWSEHEEHKCLVGYRGKTYSGYWSLCAAVNRALDEGIPITSASYYATVTLEQVQHIFRSDTDVPMPLIEERHRILNETGKILLEKFEGSFLNCVRKSEKSAQKLMHLVVESFPSYRDVTQFEGKRISFYKRAQILVADTWSVLEGKGDGCFKDISSITMFADYRLPQVLVHLGALKYSKELLEKLLKGEMLSYGDRQEVEIRGCSLWCVELIRDCLLELIEKKGEKTSGEINSVLLDYYLWDYARDHRADMKGIPFHHTRCIYY comes from the exons ATGGACGGGCCCCTAACTCCCAGAGAGTCCGCAAAATTCATTGCAGAGAATAGTCGGGATGTGTTCATCGACGGCGGAGGCGTGCGGAGGGTGGCCGAGCTCTTGCTCGCCAAGGTCTCGGGCCCCGAGCTGGACCTGGGGAGCTGGAAGGCACTTCACGAGCTGAATCCCAGGGCCGCCGACGAGGCCGCAGTCAACTGGGTGTTCGTGACAGACACGCTCAACTTCTCTTTCTGGTCGGAGCACGAAGAGCACAAATGTCTGGTGGGCTATAGGGGGAAAACGTACAGCGGGTACTGGTCCCTGTGCGCCGCGGTCAACAGAGCCCTCGATGAAG GGATACCTATAACCAGTGCCTCCTACTATGCCACAGTGACCCTAGAACAGGTTCAGCATATATTCCGTTCTGACACGGACGTTCCGATGCCTTTGATCGAAGAGAGGCATCGGATTCTTAATGAAACCGGGAAAATTCTACTTGAGAAGTTTGAAGGCTCTTTTCTTAATTGTGTccgaaaaagtgaaaaaagtgcACAGAAGTTAATGCACCTGGTAGTTGAAAGCTTTCCTTCTTACAGAGATGTGACTCAGTTTGAG gggaaaagaatttctttttacaAACGGGCCCAAATCCTTGTGGCAGATACGTGGAGTGTGTTAGAGGGGAAAGGAGACGGCTGCTTTAAAGACATCTCCAGTATCACCATGTTTGCCGACTATAGATTACCTCAGGTTCTTGTTCACCTGGGAGCCCTGAAGTACTCCAAGGAACTACTGGAAAAGCTACTCAAAG GAGAAATGCTCTCATATGGAGATAGGCAAGAGGTAGAAATCAGAGGCTGCTCTCTTTGGTGTGTTGAGCTGATCCGGGATTGTCTTCTGGAGCTGATTgaaaaaaagggtgaaaaaacTAGCGGAGAGATCAATTCTGTTCTTCTGGATTATTACTTGTGGGACTATGCCCGTGACCACAGGGCAGATATGAAGGGAATTCCCTTTCATCACACGCGCTGCATCTATTATTGA